The proteins below are encoded in one region of Bacillus vallismortis:
- a CDS encoding YqeG family HAD IIIA-type phosphatase: MLKKFFLPDEFVKNIFHITPEKLKERNVKGIITDLDNTLVEWDRPNATPRLIEWFEEMKEHGIKVTIVSNNNERRVKLFSEPLGIPFIYKARKPMGKAFNRAVRNMELKKEDCVVIGDQLLTDVLGGNRNGYHTILVVPVASSDGFITRFNRQVERRILSALKRKGHIQWEE; the protein is encoded by the coding sequence CCTGACGAGTTTGTAAAAAATATTTTTCATATTACACCTGAGAAATTAAAAGAACGAAATGTAAAAGGAATCATTACTGACCTGGATAATACGCTTGTTGAGTGGGACAGGCCGAACGCGACGCCGCGTTTGATCGAGTGGTTTGAAGAAATGAAGGAGCACGGCATTAAAGTGACGATTGTCTCTAATAATAATGAAAGAAGAGTAAAACTTTTTTCAGAACCGCTTGGAATTCCATTCATCTATAAAGCGAGAAAACCGATGGGCAAAGCCTTTAACAGAGCGGTGCGCAATATGGAACTGAAAAAAGAAGACTGCGTGGTCATTGGAGACCAGCTTTTGACCGATGTGCTCGGGGGAAACCGTAACGGCTACCATACGATTTTGGTCGTGCCTGTTGCTTCCTCTGACGGGTTCATTACGCGCTTTAACCGCCAGGTCGAACGCAGAATACTGAGTGCTCTCAAACGAAAAGGGCATATTCAGTGGGAGGAGTAA
- the yqeH gene encoding ribosome biogenesis GTPase YqeH — protein MDKVVCIGCGVTIQTEDKSGLGYAPPASLTKENVICQRCFRLKNYNEIQDVSLTDDDFLNILHGIGETDSLVVKIVDIFDFNGSWINGLQRLVGGNPVLLVGNKADILPKSLKRERLIQWMKREAKELGLKPVDVFLVSAGRGQGIREVIDAIEHYRNDKDVYVVGCTNVGKSTFINRIIKEVSGEEDIITTSQFPGTTLDAIEIPLDDGSALYDTPGIINHHQMAHYVNKKDLKILSPKKELKPRTFQLNDQQTLYFGGLARFDYVSGERAPFICYMPNELMIHRTKLENADALYEKHAGELLTPPGKDEMGEFPELVAHTFTIKDKKTDIVFSGLGWVTVHDADKKVTAYAPKGVHVFVRRSLI, from the coding sequence ATGGATAAGGTTGTTTGTATCGGCTGCGGAGTAACAATCCAAACCGAGGACAAATCAGGTCTGGGATACGCGCCGCCGGCATCGCTTACGAAAGAAAATGTCATTTGCCAGCGCTGCTTCAGACTGAAAAATTATAATGAAATACAAGATGTTTCCTTAACGGATGATGATTTCTTAAACATTCTTCACGGTATAGGGGAAACGGATTCTCTCGTTGTTAAAATTGTTGATATTTTTGATTTTAACGGCAGCTGGATCAATGGGCTGCAGCGCTTGGTAGGGGGGAACCCTGTCTTATTGGTCGGCAATAAAGCCGATATTTTGCCCAAGTCATTGAAAAGAGAGCGTCTGATCCAGTGGATGAAGCGTGAAGCGAAAGAGCTTGGCTTAAAACCGGTTGACGTATTTTTAGTCAGTGCGGGACGCGGCCAGGGGATCAGAGAAGTCATTGATGCGATTGAGCACTATCGCAACGATAAAGACGTCTATGTTGTCGGGTGTACCAATGTAGGAAAGTCAACCTTTATTAACCGGATTATTAAAGAAGTATCAGGTGAAGAAGATATTATTACGACTTCCCAATTTCCGGGTACAACCCTTGATGCGATTGAAATCCCGCTGGACGACGGCTCAGCGCTTTATGATACACCGGGAATTATCAACCATCACCAAATGGCGCATTATGTCAATAAAAAGGACTTGAAAATACTATCTCCTAAAAAGGAGCTGAAGCCTCGCACATTCCAGCTTAACGATCAGCAAACACTGTATTTCGGCGGGCTTGCAAGGTTCGATTACGTGTCTGGAGAAAGGGCTCCTTTTATTTGCTATATGCCAAATGAGCTGATGATTCATAGAACAAAATTAGAAAATGCAGACGCGCTTTATGAAAAGCATGCAGGGGAATTGCTCACGCCTCCGGGAAAAGATGAAATGGGTGAGTTTCCGGAATTGGTCGCTCATACGTTTACGATAAAAGACAAAAAGACAGATATCGTGTTCTCTGGGTTAGGCTGGGTAACGGTGCATGACGCTGATAAAAAAGTAACTGCTTACGCGCCAAAAGGCGTGCACGTGTTTGTTCGGCGCTCATTAATTTAA